Proteins encoded in a region of the Rhizobium etli CFN 42 genome:
- the rpsU gene encoding 30S ribosomal protein S21, translating into MQVLVRDNNVDQALRALKKKMQREGLFREMKERRAYEKPSERRVREKAQAISRQRKAARKKMQREGLLVGRKRTAAR; encoded by the coding sequence ATGCAGGTACTCGTCAGAGACAACAATGTCGATCAGGCTCTCAGGGCCTTGAAGAAGAAAATGCAGCGCGAAGGGCTGTTCCGCGAAATGAAGGAACGTCGCGCCTATGAAAAACCGTCCGAACGCCGCGTGCGGGAAAAAGCGCAGGCGATCAGCCGGCAGCGAAAGGCTGCACGCAAGAAGATGCAGCGCGAAGGACTGCTGGTCGGACGCAAGCGGACGGCCGCGCGTTAG
- a CDS encoding aldo/keto reductase family oxidoreductase, whose translation MSIIDQSGTFNLGDHKVRRLGYGAMQLAGPGVFGPPRNHDAALAVLREAVASGVNHIDTSDFYGPHITNQIIREALHPYRDDLVIVTKVGARRGTDGSWIPAFSRDELIQAVQDNLRNLSLDVLDVVNLRIMFDVHGPAEGSIEAPLTVLADLQRQGLIRHVGLSNATPKQVAQGRGITEIICVQNQYNLAHRNDDRLIDDLARYGTAYVPFFPLGGFTPLQSSTLSNVAARLSATPMQVALAWLLRRAPNILLIPGTASLGHLRENLAAAGLALPDNAVEELNHMADIAA comes from the coding sequence ATGTCCATCATAGATCAGTCTGGCACATTCAATCTCGGCGACCACAAGGTGAGGCGACTTGGCTATGGGGCCATGCAGCTCGCCGGGCCTGGCGTGTTCGGCCCGCCCAGGAATCATGACGCCGCGCTTGCGGTGCTGCGCGAGGCGGTCGCAAGCGGTGTCAATCACATCGACACCAGCGATTTCTACGGTCCGCACATCACCAACCAGATCATCCGCGAAGCCCTCCACCCCTATCGCGATGATCTCGTCATCGTCACCAAGGTCGGCGCAAGGCGCGGCACGGACGGGTCCTGGATTCCGGCTTTTTCGCGCGATGAGCTGATCCAGGCCGTCCAAGACAACCTCCGCAATCTCAGCCTTGACGTGCTTGACGTCGTCAACCTCAGGATCATGTTCGACGTGCATGGCCCAGCCGAAGGCTCTATAGAAGCACCTCTGACCGTGCTTGCCGATCTCCAGCGGCAGGGCCTGATCCGTCACGTCGGCTTAAGCAACGCCACACCGAAACAGGTCGCCCAGGGCCGCGGGATCACCGAGATCATCTGTGTGCAAAACCAGTACAATCTGGCGCATCGGAATGACGACCGGCTGATCGACGATCTCGCCCGTTACGGCACCGCCTATGTACCGTTCTTTCCGCTCGGCGGATTTACGCCGCTGCAATCGTCCACGCTCTCCAATGTCGCCGCACGCCTGAGCGCCACGCCGATGCAGGTGGCGCTCGCCTGGCTGTTGCGCCGCGCACCCAATATCCTGTTGATCCCAGGCACGGCCTCGCTCGGCCATCTCAGGGAGAATCTCGCCGCCGCCGGATTGGCGCTGCCGGATAATGCCGTCGAGGAACTGAACCATATGGCTGACATCGCGGCCTGA
- a CDS encoding bifunctional sugar phosphate isomerase/epimerase/4-hydroxyphenylpyruvate dioxygenase family protein: MKTSIATVSLSGDLSDKLEAIAKAGFDGVEIFENDFLIFDESPKEVGRMVRDLGMEITLFQPFRDFEGMPEPLRSRTFDRAERKFDLMQEMGTELVLVCSNVSPAALGGLDRAAADFHELGERAARRGLRVGYEALAWGRHIHDHRDAWEIVRRADHPNIGLILDSFHTLSRKIDVNSIRSIPKEKIFIIQLADAPLIDMDLLYWSRHFRNMPGEGDLPVLDFMKAVAATGYDGYLSLEIFNDQFRGGSPSAIAVDGRRSLIYLGDQVKRQQPESALPVPAMPPRAVVEGIAFVEFTADEDEAPALEALFKSLGFSKAARHKSKRVTVFRQGAINLVINTEQKGFASASYAVHGTSAYAAGLMVDDAKAALQRAVALGAERFEQSLDAGEIEMPAVRGVGGGVLYFLDRKTELARIWEIEFDAIEDDAAPQPAGLQSIDHMAQTMKYEELLTWLLFYTSLVEAEKTPMVDIVDPSGIVRSQVVENAQGSLRITMNGAENRNTLAGRFIAETFGSGIQHLAFRTDDIFATAAALAANGFVPLSISPNYYDDLEARFGLDAEFADRLKANNILYDRDDSGEYFQLYSPTYGEGLFFEIVERRGYRGYGAANAIFRIAALRKHLRPPGLPRA, from the coding sequence ATGAAGACATCGATAGCGACTGTCTCCCTGAGCGGCGACCTCAGCGATAAGCTGGAGGCGATCGCCAAGGCCGGCTTCGACGGGGTGGAGATATTCGAGAATGATTTCCTGATCTTCGACGAGAGCCCGAAGGAGGTCGGCCGCATGGTGCGCGATCTCGGCATGGAGATCACGCTGTTTCAGCCGTTTCGCGATTTCGAGGGCATGCCGGAGCCGCTGCGCAGCCGCACCTTCGACCGGGCCGAACGCAAATTCGACCTCATGCAGGAGATGGGCACCGAGCTGGTGCTGGTCTGCTCGAACGTCTCGCCGGCCGCTCTCGGCGGTCTCGACCGGGCAGCGGCCGATTTTCACGAACTCGGCGAGCGCGCCGCCAGGCGCGGCCTGCGCGTCGGCTACGAGGCGCTTGCCTGGGGCCGCCACATTCATGATCACCGCGACGCTTGGGAGATCGTCCGGCGGGCCGATCATCCGAATATCGGCCTGATCCTCGACAGTTTTCATACGCTGTCGCGGAAGATCGACGTCAACTCGATCCGGTCGATCCCGAAGGAGAAGATCTTCATCATCCAGCTTGCCGATGCGCCGCTGATCGACATGGATCTGCTCTATTGGAGCCGGCACTTCCGCAACATGCCCGGTGAAGGCGACCTGCCGGTGCTCGACTTCATGAAGGCGGTCGCCGCAACGGGCTATGACGGCTATCTGTCGCTGGAGATCTTCAACGACCAGTTCCGTGGTGGTTCGCCGAGCGCAATCGCCGTCGACGGCCGTCGCTCGCTGATCTATCTCGGCGACCAGGTGAAGCGCCAGCAGCCGGAAAGCGCGCTGCCGGTGCCGGCCATGCCGCCACGCGCAGTGGTCGAGGGCATCGCCTTCGTCGAGTTCACGGCCGATGAAGATGAGGCGCCTGCGCTTGAGGCGCTGTTCAAGAGCCTTGGTTTTAGCAAGGCGGCCAGACACAAAAGCAAGCGCGTGACGGTCTTCCGACAGGGGGCGATCAATCTCGTGATCAACACCGAGCAGAAGGGCTTTGCCAGCGCCTCCTACGCTGTTCACGGCACCTCGGCCTATGCCGCCGGCCTTATGGTTGACGATGCGAAGGCTGCGTTGCAGCGGGCCGTGGCGCTTGGCGCAGAGCGCTTCGAGCAATCACTCGATGCCGGCGAGATCGAGATGCCGGCCGTGCGCGGCGTCGGTGGCGGCGTCCTCTATTTCCTCGATCGCAAGACCGAGCTTGCCCGCATCTGGGAGATCGAATTCGATGCGATCGAAGACGACGCCGCGCCGCAGCCGGCCGGATTGCAATCGATCGACCATATGGCGCAGACGATGAAGTATGAGGAGCTGCTGACCTGGCTGCTGTTCTACACCTCGCTCGTCGAAGCCGAGAAGACGCCGATGGTGGATATCGTCGATCCCTCCGGCATCGTCCGCAGCCAGGTGGTGGAGAATGCGCAAGGCTCTTTGCGCATCACTATGAACGGCGCGGAAAACCGCAATACGCTCGCCGGCCGCTTCATTGCCGAAACCTTCGGCTCCGGCATCCAGCATCTCGCCTTCAGGACCGACGACATCTTCGCGACCGCCGCCGCCCTTGCCGCGAACGGCTTCGTGCCGCTTTCGATCTCGCCCAACTATTATGACGATCTCGAAGCCCGCTTCGGCCTCGACGCCGAATTCGCCGATCGCCTCAAGGCCAACAACATCCTCTATGATCGCGATGACTCAGGCGAGTATTTCCAGCTCTACAGCCCGACCTATGGCGAGGGTCTGTTCTTCGAGATCGTCGAGCGGCGCGGTTACCGCGGCTATGGCGCCGCGAACGCCATCTTCAGGATTGCCGCACTGAGGAAACATTTGCGACCGCCGGGACTGCCCCGCGCCTGA
- a CDS encoding LysR family transcriptional regulator: MKADLSDLNAFVAVARAGGFREAARASGSSASFLSEAVRRLEADLDVRLFNRTTRSVVTTEAGKGLLERLGPALTEVEAALDVVNRFRDTPAGSLRLNVPVSAARLVLPAIVPPFLAAYPDIRMEIVADESFVDVLAVGCDAGIRYDERLEQDMIAIPIGPRHQRFATAASPAYLDSHGRPQHPSELLDHACLLGRFASGALTTPWEYERDGEVVRIEPTGPLIVRVGGATDLSVDAAIAGTGIVCIFEDWLRPHFDSGALEPILEPWWQRFSGPFLYYPGRRLVPAPLRAFIDFVKASANRA; encoded by the coding sequence GTGAAAGCAGACCTGAGTGATCTCAACGCCTTCGTCGCAGTGGCGCGGGCGGGTGGTTTTCGCGAGGCAGCGCGTGCCAGTGGCAGCAGCGCTTCCTTCTTGAGCGAAGCGGTGCGTCGCCTGGAGGCCGATCTCGACGTCAGGCTCTTCAATCGCACGACCCGTAGCGTCGTTACGACCGAAGCGGGCAAGGGTCTGCTGGAGCGGCTTGGCCCTGCTTTGACGGAGGTGGAGGCCGCGCTCGACGTGGTCAACCGTTTTCGCGACACGCCGGCTGGTTCGCTGCGGCTCAACGTTCCGGTCAGCGCTGCGCGCCTGGTGCTGCCCGCTATCGTCCCGCCATTCCTCGCCGCCTATCCCGACATTCGCATGGAGATCGTCGCCGATGAGAGCTTTGTCGACGTGCTCGCTGTCGGGTGTGATGCCGGCATCCGTTATGACGAGCGGCTGGAGCAGGATATGATCGCGATTCCGATCGGTCCGCGCCACCAGCGCTTTGCCACTGCGGCATCGCCTGCTTATCTCGACAGCCACGGGCGGCCGCAACATCCGAGTGAACTCCTCGATCATGCCTGCTTGCTGGGCCGTTTTGCCAGCGGTGCGCTGACGACCCCCTGGGAATATGAGCGGGACGGCGAGGTGGTGCGGATCGAACCGACCGGCCCATTGATCGTCAGGGTCGGCGGGGCGACCGATCTTTCCGTCGATGCGGCGATAGCGGGCACAGGAATCGTCTGCATTTTCGAAGATTGGCTGCGCCCGCATTTCGACAGCGGCGCACTTGAGCCCATCCTCGAGCCGTGGTGGCAGCGCTTTTCCGGACCGTTCCTCTATTATCCCGGCCGGCGCCTGGTGCCTGCGCCGCTCAGGGCATTCATCGACTTCGTCAAGGCATCGGCCAACCGGGCTTGA
- a CDS encoding pyridoxamine 5'-phosphate oxidase family protein, with protein sequence MAEQDDATRVWELIDRIGFCMLTTRNGDNLRARPMSAYSAQLENAVYFLTDLASHKDDEVARWPNVCLAFADTKAQKYLSVSGTAEVQNDREKIRELWATPAKAWWDNPDDPSIRILKVTPSSAEYWDSPGTIISYIKMAAAAVTNSKPDMGDNAEVTL encoded by the coding sequence ATGGCCGAGCAGGATGACGCGACACGGGTATGGGAGTTGATCGACAGAATAGGGTTCTGCATGTTGACGACCCGCAACGGCGACAATCTGCGCGCCCGGCCGATGTCCGCCTATAGCGCGCAACTTGAAAACGCGGTCTATTTTCTGACCGATCTCGCCAGTCACAAGGACGACGAGGTCGCCCGCTGGCCGAACGTCTGCCTGGCCTTTGCCGACACCAAGGCGCAGAAATATCTTTCCGTGTCAGGGACGGCCGAGGTGCAGAACGATCGCGAGAAGATCCGTGAATTGTGGGCAACGCCGGCAAAGGCATGGTGGGACAATCCCGACGATCCCTCCATCCGCATCCTCAAGGTCACCCCGTCTTCGGCTGAATATTGGGACAGCCCCGGCACCATCATCAGCTATATCAAAATGGCGGCCGCAGCGGTGACAAACAGCAAACCGGATATGGGCGACAATGCCGAGGTCACGCTCTGA
- a CDS encoding TetR/AcrR family transcriptional regulator, whose amino-acid sequence MAERGENGRKNDPQQTKEDILLVATEEFSTHGLAGARVDAIAEKTRTSKRMIYYYFGSKEGLYLAVLEQSYRKIRSLESDLHLSDLEPEEALRTLIATTFDHDEANPDFVRLVSIENIHHAAHMLRSEAIRDLNVSVIETIAGILQRGFDQGVFRRRADPIDIHMMISAFCFFRVSNRYTFGTIFRRNLSDGEAIERHRGMIADAVVSYLKS is encoded by the coding sequence ATGGCGGAACGGGGCGAAAACGGCCGGAAGAATGATCCACAGCAGACGAAGGAGGACATCCTGCTCGTCGCGACTGAGGAATTCTCGACGCACGGCTTGGCGGGCGCCCGCGTCGACGCAATTGCGGAAAAGACGCGCACGTCGAAGAGGATGATCTATTATTATTTCGGCAGCAAAGAGGGTCTTTACCTTGCAGTCCTTGAGCAGTCTTATCGCAAGATCCGCTCGCTGGAATCCGATCTGCATCTTTCCGATCTGGAACCGGAAGAGGCGCTGCGAACACTAATTGCAACGACTTTCGATCACGACGAGGCCAATCCCGATTTCGTCCGCCTGGTCAGCATCGAGAACATTCATCATGCCGCCCATATGCTTCGCTCCGAGGCGATCCGCGATCTCAACGTCTCCGTCATCGAAACCATCGCCGGCATTTTGCAGCGCGGCTTCGACCAGGGCGTCTTCCGGCGGAGGGCGGACCCGATCGACATCCATATGATGATCAGCGCCTTCTGCTTCTTTCGCGTCTCTAACCGCTATACGTTCGGCACGATCTTCCGACGCAATCTCTCGGACGGTGAAGCCATCGAACGCCATCGCGGAATGATCGCCGATGCCGTCGTCAGCTATCTGAAAAGCTGA
- a CDS encoding Ig-like domain-containing protein, whose product MASPIHATDDSATFQETDVISGNLLSNDSSDNGHLFLRAFDGASVGAKGGMSQVTEIQGEYGTFFVKPDGSYTYVLSDAAKIGFTNGELLQEKVSYKISDGNGHTDVGLFTLNIQGVTQVKPIAVDDVYSFTEGSPIGGNVLDNDIAGDNGKMFLRQFLTKQVDANNGAVTDVQGTYGTFHVKADGSFTYDLTADLDAGVTYTEVLRYYKISDGEGHTDTAKVTLNILGMDAHPDSVGV is encoded by the coding sequence ATGGCTTCGCCGATTCACGCAACTGATGATAGTGCAACATTTCAAGAAACTGATGTAATTTCCGGAAATCTGCTTTCCAACGATTCGTCCGACAACGGCCACCTGTTTCTGCGCGCCTTTGACGGTGCGAGCGTTGGTGCCAAGGGCGGCATGAGCCAGGTCACCGAAATCCAGGGTGAGTACGGCACGTTCTTCGTCAAGCCGGACGGCAGCTATACCTATGTTCTGAGCGATGCAGCCAAGATCGGCTTCACCAACGGCGAGCTGCTCCAGGAGAAGGTATCGTACAAGATCTCCGACGGTAACGGTCACACCGATGTTGGCCTTTTCACGCTCAACATTCAGGGCGTCACCCAGGTCAAGCCGATTGCTGTCGACGACGTCTACAGCTTCACCGAAGGCAGCCCCATCGGCGGCAACGTTCTCGACAACGACATTGCCGGCGACAACGGCAAGATGTTCCTGCGTCAGTTCCTGACCAAGCAGGTAGACGCCAACAATGGCGCCGTTACCGATGTTCAGGGCACCTACGGTACGTTCCACGTCAAAGCCGATGGCTCCTTCACCTATGATCTGACGGCCGATCTGGATGCAGGCGTGACCTACACGGAAGTTCTGCGCTACTACAAGATCTCCGACGGCGAAGGCCATACGGACACTGCCAAGGTGACGCTCAACATCCTCGGCATGGACGCTCATCCCGACAGCGTCGGTGTTTGA
- a CDS encoding TRAP transporter large permease subunit: MTVTIFLGALLGPMALGVPIAFALIITGVALMMYLGMFDAQIVAQNVLNGADSFPLMAVPFFLLAGEVMNTGGLSRRIVNLAMAMVGHIRGGLGFVAIFAACVLSSLSGSAVADAAALGALLFPMMLKSGHDPVRAGGLLASASIIGPIIPPSIGFILYGVIGGVSITKLFLAGIFPGLMIGAALCITWLIVARKEQFALPPKQSAAIRMKAFVESIWALMLPVIIIVGLKFGVFTPTEAGVVAAVYSLFVSMVIYRELPPSRLFEVFVAAAKITSVVMFLVACAAVSAWLITVADVPGELADLVEPLMGNQTLLLLAIMVLIVVVGTAMDMTPTILVMTPVLMPIIKQAGIDPVYFGVLFIINNSIGLITPPVGTVLNVICGVSKLSMEELMKGVIPFMIAELIVLFLLVLFPALVTAPVAWFGH; encoded by the coding sequence ATGACCGTCACCATTTTCCTCGGCGCTCTTCTCGGTCCGATGGCGCTCGGCGTGCCGATTGCCTTTGCCCTCATCATCACAGGCGTGGCGCTGATGATGTATCTCGGCATGTTCGATGCGCAGATTGTCGCGCAGAATGTGCTGAACGGCGCCGACAGCTTTCCGCTGATGGCCGTGCCTTTCTTCCTTCTCGCCGGCGAGGTGATGAACACAGGCGGCCTTTCGCGGCGTATCGTCAATCTCGCCATGGCCATGGTCGGCCATATCAGGGGCGGCCTCGGCTTCGTTGCGATCTTCGCGGCCTGCGTGCTATCCAGCCTTTCGGGCTCGGCCGTCGCCGATGCCGCCGCCCTCGGCGCCCTGCTCTTTCCGATGATGCTGAAATCCGGCCACGATCCGGTCCGCGCCGGCGGCCTGCTCGCCTCGGCCTCGATCATCGGCCCGATCATCCCGCCGTCGATCGGCTTCATTCTCTATGGCGTCATCGGCGGAGTCTCGATCACCAAACTCTTCCTGGCCGGCATCTTCCCCGGCCTGATGATCGGCGCTGCCCTTTGCATCACCTGGCTGATCGTAGCGCGCAAGGAACAGTTCGCCTTGCCGCCGAAACAAAGCGCCGCAATCAGGATGAAGGCTTTCGTCGAGAGCATTTGGGCGCTGATGCTCCCGGTCATCATCATCGTCGGCCTGAAATTCGGCGTCTTCACGCCGACCGAAGCCGGTGTCGTCGCGGCGGTCTATTCGCTCTTCGTGTCGATGGTGATCTATCGTGAGCTGCCGCCGTCACGGCTGTTCGAGGTTTTCGTCGCGGCCGCGAAAATCACCTCGGTGGTGATGTTTCTGGTGGCCTGCGCTGCCGTTTCCGCCTGGCTGATCACCGTCGCCGACGTGCCCGGCGAACTCGCAGACCTCGTCGAGCCGCTGATGGGCAATCAGACGCTGCTGCTGCTTGCCATCATGGTGCTCATCGTCGTCGTCGGAACCGCCATGGATATGACGCCCACGATCCTGGTGATGACGCCGGTGCTGATGCCGATCATCAAGCAGGCGGGGATCGACCCGGTCTATTTCGGCGTGCTGTTCATCATCAACAATTCGATCGGGCTGATAACGCCGCCGGTCGGAACGGTGCTTAACGTCATTTGCGGCGTTTCGAAGCTGTCGATGGAAGAACTGATGAAGGGCGTGATCCCCTTCATGATCGCCGAGCTGATCGTTCTATTCCTGCTCGTCCTTTTCCCTGCGCTGGTGACCGCTCCGGTCGCCTGGTTCGGACACTGA
- a CDS encoding shikimate dehydrogenase, which translates to MAETLLKPLKAGLIGSGIQASLTPAMHMTEGAAQGLDYDYELIDLVKLNASPADLARLIGDAEARGLAGLNITHPCKQLVIPLLDELSPEARALGAVNTVVLKDGGRFGHNTDWWGFAESFRRGLPQADLSSAVQLGAGGAGVATAYAILTLGLRRLTVFDREQERAVDLAETMSALFPGASIAAGSDLEAAMKDASGLIHATPTGMAKYPGTPLPPELLEASHWVAEIVYFPLETELLRQARQRGCRTLDGGGMAVFQAVGAFRLITGREPDAGRMLAHFKTMTT; encoded by the coding sequence ATGGCCGAGACACTCCTGAAACCGTTGAAGGCCGGGCTGATCGGCTCCGGCATCCAGGCTTCGCTGACGCCTGCCATGCATATGACGGAAGGCGCGGCGCAGGGGCTGGATTACGATTATGAGCTGATCGATCTCGTCAAATTGAATGCCTCGCCGGCCGATCTTGCGCGTCTGATCGGCGATGCCGAAGCGCGTGGACTTGCCGGTCTCAATATCACTCATCCCTGCAAGCAGCTCGTCATTCCCCTGCTCGACGAGTTGTCGCCCGAGGCCCGGGCGCTCGGCGCCGTCAATACTGTCGTGCTGAAGGACGGCGGGCGCTTTGGCCACAACACCGACTGGTGGGGTTTTGCCGAGAGTTTTCGGCGCGGGCTGCCGCAGGCAGACCTTTCCTCCGCCGTGCAGCTTGGTGCCGGCGGGGCAGGCGTGGCGACCGCCTATGCGATCCTGACGCTCGGCCTTAGGCGGCTGACCGTCTTCGATCGCGAGCAGGAGCGCGCCGTCGATCTGGCTGAAACAATGTCCGCGCTCTTTCCCGGCGCGTCGATCGCGGCGGGGAGTGATCTGGAAGCAGCGATGAAAGATGCATCCGGCTTGATCCATGCGACACCGACGGGCATGGCCAAATATCCCGGCACACCGCTTCCGCCAGAACTCCTGGAAGCGAGCCATTGGGTCGCCGAGATCGTCTACTTCCCCTTGGAAACAGAGCTTCTGCGGCAGGCGAGGCAGCGCGGCTGCCGGACGCTCGACGGCGGCGGCATGGCGGTCTTCCAGGCCGTCGGCGCCTTTCGCCTGATCACCGGCAGGGAGCCTGATGCCGGCCGTATGCTCGCGCATTTCAAGACGATGACGACTTAA
- a CDS encoding TRAP transporter small permease has translation MTRIIGFYFFALKVTIALLLAGMVVLVFGNVVLRYAFNRGITSSEELSRIFFIWLTFLGAVVAMREHAHLGVDSLITRLPKPIAKLAVLLGYGMMLIATWLMISGSWAQTVINLHVSAPATGISMGVFYGAGLAFGVPAFFILLWDAFAIATDRIDVTTAALVRDSEEQAALEDPAQTAFPVLTPKH, from the coding sequence ATGACCCGTATCATCGGTTTTTATTTCTTCGCGCTGAAGGTAACGATCGCCCTGCTGCTGGCGGGCATGGTGGTGCTCGTCTTCGGCAATGTCGTGCTTCGCTATGCCTTCAACCGGGGCATTACCTCCTCCGAGGAGCTGTCGCGCATCTTTTTCATCTGGCTGACCTTCCTCGGCGCCGTCGTCGCAATGCGCGAACACGCTCATCTCGGCGTCGACTCACTGATCACCCGCCTGCCGAAACCGATCGCCAAGCTCGCCGTGCTCCTCGGCTACGGCATGATGCTGATCGCCACGTGGCTGATGATTAGTGGCAGTTGGGCCCAGACGGTGATCAACCTTCACGTATCAGCCCCGGCGACCGGCATTTCGATGGGCGTCTTCTACGGCGCCGGGCTCGCCTTCGGCGTGCCGGCATTTTTCATCCTGCTCTGGGATGCCTTCGCGATCGCGACGGACCGCATCGATGTGACGACTGCCGCACTCGTGCGTGACAGCGAGGAACAGGCTGCACTCGAAGACCCCGCGCAGACCGCGTTTCCCGTTCTGACGCCGAAGCACTGA
- a CDS encoding TRAP transporter substrate-binding protein, giving the protein MMNRLTKLALGLALPIALLASGPAMAEIRQHSLKFAAANNKGHPQVMGMEKFAELVKEKSGGKIEVKLFPGGVLGGDVQTVSALQGGVIEMTVLNAGILASNVKQFGAVDLPFLFNSGEEADKVMDGAFGTSLMKLLPDTGLVGLAYWELGFRNLTNNRHPVTKLEDIKGLKIRTIQSPIPIELFNSLGANAVPLPYTELYTALETGTVDGQENPAANIINAKFFEVQKYMTITRHQYNPQIVLISKKFWDGLNDEEKAVFEAAATEARDYQRKVSRELDAKAIEEIKKTGMEVAELSPEETQKLRDAVKPLVDKFAAQIGAETVTQLFKELDTVRGK; this is encoded by the coding sequence ATGATGAACAGATTGACGAAACTGGCGCTGGGGCTGGCCCTGCCAATTGCCCTCTTGGCAAGCGGCCCCGCTATGGCCGAGATCCGCCAACACAGTCTCAAATTCGCCGCCGCCAATAATAAGGGCCATCCCCAGGTCATGGGCATGGAGAAGTTCGCCGAGCTGGTGAAGGAAAAGAGCGGCGGCAAGATCGAGGTCAAGCTGTTTCCGGGCGGCGTGCTCGGAGGCGACGTGCAGACGGTCTCGGCCCTGCAGGGTGGTGTCATCGAAATGACCGTGCTCAACGCCGGCATTCTCGCAAGCAATGTTAAGCAATTCGGCGCTGTCGACCTGCCCTTCCTCTTCAACAGCGGCGAAGAGGCCGACAAGGTGATGGATGGCGCGTTCGGCACGAGCCTGATGAAGCTCCTGCCGGATACAGGCCTCGTCGGCCTCGCCTATTGGGAGCTCGGTTTCCGCAACCTCACCAACAATCGCCATCCCGTCACCAAACTCGAAGATATCAAGGGCCTGAAGATCCGCACGATCCAGTCGCCGATCCCGATCGAACTGTTCAACAGCCTCGGCGCCAACGCGGTCCCCCTGCCCTACACGGAGCTTTATACCGCGCTCGAAACCGGCACCGTCGACGGTCAGGAAAACCCGGCCGCCAACATTATCAACGCCAAGTTCTTCGAAGTGCAGAAGTACATGACGATCACTCGTCACCAGTACAATCCGCAGATCGTGCTCATCAGCAAGAAGTTCTGGGATGGCCTGAACGACGAGGAAAAGGCGGTCTTCGAGGCGGCCGCGACGGAAGCCCGCGACTATCAGCGCAAGGTTTCCAGGGAGCTGGACGCCAAGGCGATCGAGGAAATCAAGAAGACCGGCATGGAAGTCGCCGAGCTCAGCCCCGAAGAGACGCAGAAGCTGCGTGACGCCGTCAAGCCGCTGGTCGACAAGTTTGCGGCTCAGATCGGCGCGGAGACCGTCACCCAGCTCTTCAAGGAGCTCGATACGGTTCGCGGCAAGTAG
- a CDS encoding alpha-ketoglutarate-dependent dioxygenase AlkB — protein MEQKDLFGGADDGFPEGFRYSRDFVPADLQSSALEAIPVLPFKAFDFHGFEGKRRTVSFGWRYDFESQRMRKTEEIPSWLLPIREIAARFADIMPEAFEHALVTEYAPGAPIGWHKDKFVFGRVIGISLLSSCTFRLRRLNGDKWQRRSLVLEPGSAYILAGASRTLWEHSIPPVDRLRYSITFRELAT, from the coding sequence ATGGAACAGAAGGATCTCTTTGGCGGGGCCGACGACGGCTTTCCCGAGGGTTTCCGATATTCGCGGGATTTTGTGCCTGCCGATCTGCAGAGCTCGGCCCTCGAAGCGATACCTGTCCTGCCGTTCAAAGCCTTCGACTTCCATGGGTTCGAAGGCAAACGCAGGACCGTCTCCTTCGGCTGGAGATACGACTTCGAGAGCCAGCGCATGAGAAAAACAGAGGAAATACCGTCATGGCTGCTCCCCATTCGCGAGATCGCCGCACGCTTCGCGGATATCATGCCGGAGGCGTTCGAACATGCTCTCGTGACGGAATACGCACCCGGCGCGCCGATCGGCTGGCACAAGGATAAATTCGTGTTCGGCCGGGTCATCGGCATCTCTCTGCTTTCGTCCTGCACCTTCAGGCTGAGGCGCCTGAACGGCGACAAGTGGCAGCGGCGATCGCTCGTGCTTGAACCCGGCTCCGCCTATATCTTGGCCGGCGCCTCAAGAACGCTCTGGGAGCATTCCATCCCGCCTGTCGATCGACTGCGTTATTCGATCACCTTCCGAGAATTGGCCACGTAA